A stretch of Aphelocoma coerulescens isolate FSJ_1873_10779 chromosome 1A, UR_Acoe_1.0, whole genome shotgun sequence DNA encodes these proteins:
- the TIGAR gene encoding fructose-2,6-bisphosphatase TIGAR isoform X1: MVRFGLTVVRHGETRYNKDKILQGQGVDEPLSATGFRQADAAGLFLSNVKFTHIFSSDLLRAKQTAAAILGKNRFCKDVEIKYDARLRERKYGVAEGRPLADLKAMAKDAGEQCPSFTPSGGETLDEVRERARQFFEFLCQLAVELEQKEHSKPGAPGRSSGTSGEQFVFPWTNHCSEAEPSSEGGGSSTVLDANILVVSHGAYMRNWIGYFVSDLNCTLPANLTKSQLSSVSPNTGVSHFIIKLGNGNLLKPEITCVCLNQDSHLVDVGAECVASKVF, translated from the exons ATGGTTCGGTTCGGGCTGACGGTCGTGCGGCA TGGAGAAACAAGATACAACAAAGACAAGATACTGCAAG GTCAAGGAGTGGATGAGCCACTCTCTGCAACTGGTTTCAGGCAAGCAGATGCTGCTGGTTTATTTCTCAGTAATGTGAAGTTTACCCACATCTTTTCAAGTGACCTCCTTCGAGCAAAGCAG ACTGCTGCTGCCATTCTAGGGAAAAACAGGTTTTGCAAAGATGTGGAAATCAAGTACGATGCAAGACTGCGAGAGAGA AAATACGGTGTTGCAGAAGGAAGGCCTTTGGCTGACCTCAAGGCTATGGCAAAGGATGCTGGAGAGCAATGTCCTTCATTCACACCTTCTGGAGGAGAAACACTGGATGAA GTGAGAGAGCGTGCGAGGCAATTTTTTGAATTTCTGTGCCAGCTGGCTGTTGAGTTGGAGCAGAAGGAGCACAGCAAGCCTGGTGCACCAGGCAGGAGCTCAGGAACATCTGGAGAACAGTTTGTTTTCCCTTGGACAAACCACTGCAGTGAGGCAGAACCGAGCTCTGAGGGCGGTGGATCTTCCACGGTATTAGATGCCAATATTTTGGTGGTGAGTCATGGAGCCTACATGAGGAACTGGATTGGCTATTTTGTTTCAGATCTCAACTGTACCTTACCAGCAAATTTAACCAAGTCCCAGCTGTCTTCTGTCAGTCCCAATACAGGAGTCAGTCATTTCATTATAAAACTTGGAAACGGGAATTTGTTAAAACCTGAAATCACATGTGTCTGTCTTAACCAAGACTCTCACTTAGTGGATGTGGGAGCTGAATGTGTAGCTTCAAAAGTGTTTTAA
- the TIGAR gene encoding fructose-2,6-bisphosphatase TIGAR isoform X2, with the protein MVRFGLTVVRHGETRYNKDKILQGQGVDEPLSATGFRQADAAGLFLSNVKFTHIFSSDLLRAKQTAAAILGKNRFCKDVEIKYDARLRERKYGVAEGRPLADLKAMAKDAGEQCPSFTPSGGETLDEVRERARQFFEFLCQLAVELEQKEHSKPGAPGRSSGTSGEQFVFPWTNHCSEAEPSSEGGGSSTVLDANILVNFYIWSA; encoded by the exons ATGGTTCGGTTCGGGCTGACGGTCGTGCGGCA TGGAGAAACAAGATACAACAAAGACAAGATACTGCAAG GTCAAGGAGTGGATGAGCCACTCTCTGCAACTGGTTTCAGGCAAGCAGATGCTGCTGGTTTATTTCTCAGTAATGTGAAGTTTACCCACATCTTTTCAAGTGACCTCCTTCGAGCAAAGCAG ACTGCTGCTGCCATTCTAGGGAAAAACAGGTTTTGCAAAGATGTGGAAATCAAGTACGATGCAAGACTGCGAGAGAGA AAATACGGTGTTGCAGAAGGAAGGCCTTTGGCTGACCTCAAGGCTATGGCAAAGGATGCTGGAGAGCAATGTCCTTCATTCACACCTTCTGGAGGAGAAACACTGGATGAA GTGAGAGAGCGTGCGAGGCAATTTTTTGAATTTCTGTGCCAGCTGGCTGTTGAGTTGGAGCAGAAGGAGCACAGCAAGCCTGGTGCACCAGGCAGGAGCTCAGGAACATCTGGAGAACAGTTTGTTTTCCCTTGGACAAACCACTGCAGTGAGGCAGAACCGAGCTCTGAGGGCGGTGGATCTTCCACGGTATTAGATGCCAATATTTTGGTG AACTTTTATATCTGGAGTGCATGA
- the TIGAR gene encoding fructose-2,6-bisphosphatase TIGAR isoform X3, translating to MVRFGLTVVRHGETRYNKDKILQGQGVDEPLSATGFRQADAAGLFLSNVKFTHIFSSDLLRAKQTAAAILGKNRFCKDVEIKYDARLRERKYGVAEGRPLADLKAMAKDAGEQCPSFTPSGGETLDEVW from the exons ATGGTTCGGTTCGGGCTGACGGTCGTGCGGCA TGGAGAAACAAGATACAACAAAGACAAGATACTGCAAG GTCAAGGAGTGGATGAGCCACTCTCTGCAACTGGTTTCAGGCAAGCAGATGCTGCTGGTTTATTTCTCAGTAATGTGAAGTTTACCCACATCTTTTCAAGTGACCTCCTTCGAGCAAAGCAG ACTGCTGCTGCCATTCTAGGGAAAAACAGGTTTTGCAAAGATGTGGAAATCAAGTACGATGCAAGACTGCGAGAGAGA AAATACGGTGTTGCAGAAGGAAGGCCTTTGGCTGACCTCAAGGCTATGGCAAAGGATGCTGGAGAGCAATGTCCTTCATTCACACCTTCTGGAGGAGAAACACTGGATGAAGTatg GTGA
- the FGF23 gene encoding fibroblast growth factor 23, with product MERRAIPQGIPCSSLLLLLCSLKASLAFPNSSPLLSPSWGNGDHLMHLYTDTERSSFHLQINADGYVDGAPHQTIYSALMIKSEGAGSVIITGVKSGRYLCMDMKGSIFGSHYFSQEDCVFNHRTLENGYDVYQSPKHHFLVSLGRVKQAFSPGMNLPPYSQFLSRRNEIPLFRFNTPEPHRNTRSVDVDPVDPHQILLPQRKTPVFGSQMQQPADFPHMPREPMRINQNDVVNPDDPHAMMEARRYPSPRFYITR from the exons ATGGAGCGGCGAGCCATTCCCCAGGGcattccctgcagctccctgctcctgctgctctgcagcctgaaGGCTTCCCTCGCCTTTCCCAACTCCTCTCCACTGCTGAGTCCCAGCTGGGGGAACGGAGACCACCTGATGCACCTCTACACTGACACAGAGAGGAGCAGCTTCCACCTCCAAATCAACGCTGATGGCTATGTCGATGGCGCTCCTCACCAAACCATCTACA GTGCCCTAATGATCAAGTCTGAGGGTGCTGGCTCAGTTATAATCACTGGTGTGAAGAGTGGACGCTACCTGTGTATGGACATGAAAGGAAGCATATTTGGCTCG cacTACTTCAGCCAAGAGGACTGTGTGTTCAACCACAGGACACTGGAAAACGGGTACGACGTGTACCAATCCCCCAAACACCACTTCCTGGTGAGCTTAGGCAGAGTTAAACAAGCCTTCTCCCCTGGTATGAACCTACCACCATACTCCCAGTTTTTGTCCAGGAGGAATGAGATCCCTCTGTTCCGATTCAACACCCCTGAGCCCCACAGAAACACCAGAAGCGTAGATGTTGATCCAGTAGATCCTCACCAGATCCTGCTCCCGCAGAGGAAGACCCCAGTGTTTGGCTCCCagatgcagcagccagcagacTTTCCCCACATGCCCAGGGAGCCCATGAGGATCAACCAGAATGATGTGGTGAACCCTGATGATCCCCACGCTATGATGGAGGCCAGGAGGTACCCAAGCCCCCGCTTCTACATCACGAGATAA